A DNA window from Hordeum vulgare subsp. vulgare chromosome 1H, MorexV3_pseudomolecules_assembly, whole genome shotgun sequence contains the following coding sequences:
- the LOC123432717 gene encoding wings apart-like protein 2 isoform X2, whose protein sequence is MIVRTYGRRSRTCGAGAGGGGGGGGGERGLSSSQDAFDFDGGDGDDELSAPGSQPQLFPPSQESSSMWDFDEDPPTQPPPPPPRRKGWRRGRHADPEPEPATATLMEAEEYGEMMESVDEVNFALDGLRPTAPRRVRRASLLALLGICTSAARRRVLRAQGLVKQIIDNVLALNIDDPSCGVAAAALLFVLASDVQENHVLNSESCIRFLLKLLNPPMDANDVKAPSIGSKLLGISKVQMFNGSNKDSDSSSEDITSKVEEILLSCKEIKPLDRDGKRTSRPELCPKWLALLTMEKACLSTVALEETSDTVTRVGGDFKETLRAFGGLDNIFDVMVDCHSSLEGIVKETSTLPLDIKEGTSMQSAAFLLKCLKILENATFLSDHNKTHLLSMSRKLSPRGSTVSLVGVIINIIELLSVLSLLQNSSTVSSSTDKKSSKGCKGGCSDIKGAKTLNGHGKGKNSKKNNLPLNQKCQNCSSSKSDASHISISSTSDVGLSQMTLDSSQSTSSNRASSGSLGERHSNGLGLKLNLRKERGKANPIRGSSGWVSITARNSDGTSREMAKRRRLSENGNSDLRTGSGSDPFAFDDVDQEPEPEPELFGQKKRSTHGHQAKSANEKLSDDRGIGSQESYQPEDNHHLGATSHSIVDDDSNLLEDCLLASIKVLMNLANDNPYGCEHIASCGGLNTMASLIIKHFPSFDFSVDTDRDVELGQDLTSSEDSKACQVKAKKLRDHELDFLVAILGLLVNLVEKDSLNRVRLASARVSVDLSKNPQSEKAQRDVIPLLCSIFLASKGSGEASATISPDDEESMLQGAREAEMMIVEAYAALLLGFLSIESMKVRGAISSCLPNNNLKVLVPVLEKFVAFHLQLNMMTDETHSSVTEVIEKCKL, encoded by the exons ATGATCGTGCGCACCTACGGCCGCAGATCCCGCACctgcggcgccggcgccggcggaggcggaggcggaggcggaggggagCGCGGCCTCTCGTCCTCGCAGGACGCGTTCGACTTCGACGGCGGGGACGGGGACGACGAGCTGTCGGCGCCGGGGTCGCAGCCCCAGCTTTTCCCGCCGTCGCAGGAGTCCTCCTCGATGTGGGACTTCGACGAGGACCCGCCcacgcagccgccgccgccgccgccgcgccggaAGGGGTGGCGCCGCGGGAGGCACGCCGACCCCGAGCCCGAGCCGGCCACCGCCACGCTCATGGAGGCCGAGGAGTACGGGGAGATGATGGAGAGCGTCGACGAGGTCAATTTCGCGCTCGACGGGCTGCGGCCCACCGCGCCCAGGCGGGTGCGCCGGGCCAGCCTGCTCGCGCTGCTCGGGATCTGCACCTCCGCCGCGCGCCGCCGCGTCCTCCGGGCTCAGGG ATTGGTAAAGCAAATTATAGATAATGTTTTGGCCCTGAACATTGATGATCCTTCCTGTGGTGTTGCCGCAGcagctcttttatttgttttggcaagTGAT GTACAAGAGAATCATGTGCTAAATTCAGAATCGTGTATTCGGTTTCTTCTGAAATTATTAAATCCTCCAATGGATGCAAATGATGTCAAAGCACCATCTATAGGTTCCAAACTCCTTGGAATCAGTAAAGTTCAAATGTTTAATGGCTCAAATAAGGATTCCGATTCCAGTTCAGAGGATATCACATCAaaagttgaagaaatcctcttAAGCTGTAAAGAAATCAAGCCACTTGACAGGGATGGCAAGAGAACATCAAGGCCAGAATTATGTCCAAAATGGCTTGCTTTGTTGACAATGGAAAAGGCATGCTTGTCAACTGTCGCATTAGAGG AGACTTCTGACACGGTGACTAGAGTTGGAGGGGATTTCAAAGAAACATTAAGGGCATTTGGTGGCCTTGACAATATTTTTGATGTTATGGTAGATTGTCATTCCTCACTGGAG GGAATTGTAAAGGAGACCTCCACTCTGCCCTTGGACATAAAGGAAGGAACATCTATGCAAAGTGCTGCATTCctcctgaaatgtttgaaaattttAGAGAATGCCACATTCTTAAGTGATCATAACAAG ACTCATTTGCTCAGCATGAGTAGAAAATTGAGTCCCAGAGGCTCTACAGTTTCTCTTGTTGGTGTCATTATCAATATTATTGAATTATTATCAG TACTGTCTCTCCTTCAGAATTCTTCCACTGTTTCCAGCAGTACAGATAAAAAATCTTCCAAAGGTTGTAAAGGGGGCTGCTCTG ACATCAAGGGTGCAAAGACATTGAATGGtcatggcaagggcaagaactcAAAGAAAAATAACCTTCCGCTGAACCAGAAATGCCAAAATTGCTCATCTTCCAAATCAGATGCTTCTCATATTAGTATATCTTCTACCAGTGATGTTGGCCTATCACAAATGACACTCGATTCTTCCCAGTCTACTTCAAGCAACAGGGCATCAAGTGGTTCATTAGGTGAGAGGCACAGCAATGGTCTTGGTCTGAAGCTTAATTTAAGAAAGGAACGTGGTAAAGCCAACCCAATTAGAGGCTCAAGTGGATGGGTTTCTATAACAGCACGTAATTCTGACGGAACGTCCAGAGAAATGGCAAAACGACGACGTCTGTCTGAAAATGGCAACAGTGATTTGAGAACTGGCAGTGGTAGTGATCCTTTTGCATTTGATGATGTTGATCAGGAGCCTGAGCCTGAGCCTGAACTATTTGGTCAAAAAAAGCGATCAACGCATGGGCATCAAGCAAAATCAGCGAATGAGAAATTGTCGGACGATCGTGGGATTGGAAGTCAGGAATCATATCAACCTGAAGATAATCATCATCTGGGTGCAACATCCCATTCTATTGTTGACGATGATTCCAATCTTTTGGAAGACTGCCTTTTGGCATCAATTAAG GTTCTTATGAACTTGGCAAATGACAACCCATATGGTTGTGAACATATTGCATCATGTGGTGGACTtaacaccatggcctccttgatcATCAAGCATTTCCCTTCATTTGATTTCTCCGTGGACACTGACCGAGATGTCGAGCTTGGACAAGATCTCACCTCTTCTGAGGACAGCAAAGCATGCCAAGTGAAAGCTAAGAAACTGCGAGACCATGAGCTTGATTTTCTGGTTGCCATATTGGGTTTGCTTGTCAATCTCGTGGAAAAAGATAGCCTTAATAG GGTACGGCTTGCATCTGCCCGTGTTTCTGTGGATCTGTCTAAGAATCCGCAGAGTGAAAAGGCACAGAGGGATGTTATACCACTCCTCTGTTCAATCTTCTTAGCAAGTAAAGGTTCTGGGGAAGCTTCTGCAACTATATCACCG GATGATGAAGAGTCAATGTTGCAAGGAGCACGGGAAGCTGAAATGATGATTGTGGAGGCCTATGCAGCCCTCCTGCTTGGCTTTCTTTCGATAGAAAG CATGAAGGTTCGAGGAGCGATTTCCAGCTGCCTTCCAAATAACAACTTAAAAGTTCTCGTGCCTGTGCTAGAGAAATTTGTG GCGTTTCATCTGCAGCTTAATATGATGACAGACGAAACACACTCATCTGTTACAGAAGTCATCGAAAAATGCAAACTGTGA
- the LOC123432717 gene encoding wings apart-like protein 2 isoform X3 produces the protein MIVRTYGRRSRTCGAGAGGGGGGGGGERGLSSSQDAFDFDGGDGDDELSAPGSQPQLFPPSQESSSMWDFDEDPPTQPPPPPPRRKGWRRGRHADPEPEPATATLMEAEEYGEMMESVDEVNFALDGLRPTAPRRVRRASLLALLGICTSAARRRVLRAQGLVKQIIDNVLALNIDDPSCGVAAAALLFVLASDVQENHVLNSESCIRFLLKLLNPPMDANDVKAPSIGSKLLGISKVQMFNGSNKDSDSSSEDITSKVEEILLSCKEIKPLDRDGKRTSRPELCPKWLALLTMEKACLSTVALEETSDTVTRVGGDFKETLRAFGGLDNIFDVMVDCHSSLEGIVKETSTLPLDIKEGTSMQSAAFLLKCLKILENATFLSDHNKTHLLSMSRKLSPRGSTVSLVGVIINIIELLSVLSLLQNSSTVSSSTDKKSSKADIKGAKTLNGHGKGKNSKKNNLPLNQKCQNCSSSKSDASHISISSTSDVGLSQMTLDSSQSTSSNRASSGSLGERHSNGLGLKLNLRKERGKANPIRGSSGWVSITARNSDGTSREMAKRRRLSENGNSDLRTGSGSDPFAFDDVDQEPEPEPELFGQKKRSTHGHQAKSANEKLSDDRGIGSQESYQPEDNHHLGATSHSIVDDDSNLLEDCLLASIKVLMNLANDNPYGCEHIASCGGLNTMASLIIKHFPSFDFSVDTDRDVELGQDLTSSEDSKACQVKAKKLRDHELDFLVAILGLLVNLVEKDSLNRVRLASARVSVDLSKNPQSEKAQRDVIPLLCSIFLASKGSGEASATISPDDEESMLQGAREAEMMIVEAYAALLLGFLSIESMKVRGAISSCLPNNNLKVLVPVLEKFVAFHLQLNMMTDETHSSVTEVIEKCKL, from the exons ATGATCGTGCGCACCTACGGCCGCAGATCCCGCACctgcggcgccggcgccggcggaggcggaggcggaggcggaggggagCGCGGCCTCTCGTCCTCGCAGGACGCGTTCGACTTCGACGGCGGGGACGGGGACGACGAGCTGTCGGCGCCGGGGTCGCAGCCCCAGCTTTTCCCGCCGTCGCAGGAGTCCTCCTCGATGTGGGACTTCGACGAGGACCCGCCcacgcagccgccgccgccgccgccgcgccggaAGGGGTGGCGCCGCGGGAGGCACGCCGACCCCGAGCCCGAGCCGGCCACCGCCACGCTCATGGAGGCCGAGGAGTACGGGGAGATGATGGAGAGCGTCGACGAGGTCAATTTCGCGCTCGACGGGCTGCGGCCCACCGCGCCCAGGCGGGTGCGCCGGGCCAGCCTGCTCGCGCTGCTCGGGATCTGCACCTCCGCCGCGCGCCGCCGCGTCCTCCGGGCTCAGGG ATTGGTAAAGCAAATTATAGATAATGTTTTGGCCCTGAACATTGATGATCCTTCCTGTGGTGTTGCCGCAGcagctcttttatttgttttggcaagTGAT GTACAAGAGAATCATGTGCTAAATTCAGAATCGTGTATTCGGTTTCTTCTGAAATTATTAAATCCTCCAATGGATGCAAATGATGTCAAAGCACCATCTATAGGTTCCAAACTCCTTGGAATCAGTAAAGTTCAAATGTTTAATGGCTCAAATAAGGATTCCGATTCCAGTTCAGAGGATATCACATCAaaagttgaagaaatcctcttAAGCTGTAAAGAAATCAAGCCACTTGACAGGGATGGCAAGAGAACATCAAGGCCAGAATTATGTCCAAAATGGCTTGCTTTGTTGACAATGGAAAAGGCATGCTTGTCAACTGTCGCATTAGAGG AGACTTCTGACACGGTGACTAGAGTTGGAGGGGATTTCAAAGAAACATTAAGGGCATTTGGTGGCCTTGACAATATTTTTGATGTTATGGTAGATTGTCATTCCTCACTGGAG GGAATTGTAAAGGAGACCTCCACTCTGCCCTTGGACATAAAGGAAGGAACATCTATGCAAAGTGCTGCATTCctcctgaaatgtttgaaaattttAGAGAATGCCACATTCTTAAGTGATCATAACAAG ACTCATTTGCTCAGCATGAGTAGAAAATTGAGTCCCAGAGGCTCTACAGTTTCTCTTGTTGGTGTCATTATCAATATTATTGAATTATTATCAG TACTGTCTCTCCTTCAGAATTCTTCCACTGTTTCCAGCAGTACAGATAAAAAATCTTCCAAAG CAGACATCAAGGGTGCAAAGACATTGAATGGtcatggcaagggcaagaactcAAAGAAAAATAACCTTCCGCTGAACCAGAAATGCCAAAATTGCTCATCTTCCAAATCAGATGCTTCTCATATTAGTATATCTTCTACCAGTGATGTTGGCCTATCACAAATGACACTCGATTCTTCCCAGTCTACTTCAAGCAACAGGGCATCAAGTGGTTCATTAGGTGAGAGGCACAGCAATGGTCTTGGTCTGAAGCTTAATTTAAGAAAGGAACGTGGTAAAGCCAACCCAATTAGAGGCTCAAGTGGATGGGTTTCTATAACAGCACGTAATTCTGACGGAACGTCCAGAGAAATGGCAAAACGACGACGTCTGTCTGAAAATGGCAACAGTGATTTGAGAACTGGCAGTGGTAGTGATCCTTTTGCATTTGATGATGTTGATCAGGAGCCTGAGCCTGAGCCTGAACTATTTGGTCAAAAAAAGCGATCAACGCATGGGCATCAAGCAAAATCAGCGAATGAGAAATTGTCGGACGATCGTGGGATTGGAAGTCAGGAATCATATCAACCTGAAGATAATCATCATCTGGGTGCAACATCCCATTCTATTGTTGACGATGATTCCAATCTTTTGGAAGACTGCCTTTTGGCATCAATTAAG GTTCTTATGAACTTGGCAAATGACAACCCATATGGTTGTGAACATATTGCATCATGTGGTGGACTtaacaccatggcctccttgatcATCAAGCATTTCCCTTCATTTGATTTCTCCGTGGACACTGACCGAGATGTCGAGCTTGGACAAGATCTCACCTCTTCTGAGGACAGCAAAGCATGCCAAGTGAAAGCTAAGAAACTGCGAGACCATGAGCTTGATTTTCTGGTTGCCATATTGGGTTTGCTTGTCAATCTCGTGGAAAAAGATAGCCTTAATAG GGTACGGCTTGCATCTGCCCGTGTTTCTGTGGATCTGTCTAAGAATCCGCAGAGTGAAAAGGCACAGAGGGATGTTATACCACTCCTCTGTTCAATCTTCTTAGCAAGTAAAGGTTCTGGGGAAGCTTCTGCAACTATATCACCG GATGATGAAGAGTCAATGTTGCAAGGAGCACGGGAAGCTGAAATGATGATTGTGGAGGCCTATGCAGCCCTCCTGCTTGGCTTTCTTTCGATAGAAAG CATGAAGGTTCGAGGAGCGATTTCCAGCTGCCTTCCAAATAACAACTTAAAAGTTCTCGTGCCTGTGCTAGAGAAATTTGTG GCGTTTCATCTGCAGCTTAATATGATGACAGACGAAACACACTCATCTGTTACAGAAGTCATCGAAAAATGCAAACTGTGA
- the LOC123432717 gene encoding wings apart-like protein 2 isoform X1 encodes MIVRTYGRRSRTCGAGAGGGGGGGGGERGLSSSQDAFDFDGGDGDDELSAPGSQPQLFPPSQESSSMWDFDEDPPTQPPPPPPRRKGWRRGRHADPEPEPATATLMEAEEYGEMMESVDEVNFALDGLRPTAPRRVRRASLLALLGICTSAARRRVLRAQGLVKQIIDNVLALNIDDPSCGVAAAALLFVLASDVQENHVLNSESCIRFLLKLLNPPMDANDVKAPSIGSKLLGISKVQMFNGSNKDSDSSSEDITSKVEEILLSCKEIKPLDRDGKRTSRPELCPKWLALLTMEKACLSTVALEETSDTVTRVGGDFKETLRAFGGLDNIFDVMVDCHSSLEGIVKETSTLPLDIKEGTSMQSAAFLLKCLKILENATFLSDHNKTHLLSMSRKLSPRGSTVSLVGVIINIIELLSVLSLLQNSSTVSSSTDKKSSKGCKGGCSADIKGAKTLNGHGKGKNSKKNNLPLNQKCQNCSSSKSDASHISISSTSDVGLSQMTLDSSQSTSSNRASSGSLGERHSNGLGLKLNLRKERGKANPIRGSSGWVSITARNSDGTSREMAKRRRLSENGNSDLRTGSGSDPFAFDDVDQEPEPEPELFGQKKRSTHGHQAKSANEKLSDDRGIGSQESYQPEDNHHLGATSHSIVDDDSNLLEDCLLASIKVLMNLANDNPYGCEHIASCGGLNTMASLIIKHFPSFDFSVDTDRDVELGQDLTSSEDSKACQVKAKKLRDHELDFLVAILGLLVNLVEKDSLNRVRLASARVSVDLSKNPQSEKAQRDVIPLLCSIFLASKGSGEASATISPDDEESMLQGAREAEMMIVEAYAALLLGFLSIESMKVRGAISSCLPNNNLKVLVPVLEKFVAFHLQLNMMTDETHSSVTEVIEKCKL; translated from the exons ATGATCGTGCGCACCTACGGCCGCAGATCCCGCACctgcggcgccggcgccggcggaggcggaggcggaggcggaggggagCGCGGCCTCTCGTCCTCGCAGGACGCGTTCGACTTCGACGGCGGGGACGGGGACGACGAGCTGTCGGCGCCGGGGTCGCAGCCCCAGCTTTTCCCGCCGTCGCAGGAGTCCTCCTCGATGTGGGACTTCGACGAGGACCCGCCcacgcagccgccgccgccgccgccgcgccggaAGGGGTGGCGCCGCGGGAGGCACGCCGACCCCGAGCCCGAGCCGGCCACCGCCACGCTCATGGAGGCCGAGGAGTACGGGGAGATGATGGAGAGCGTCGACGAGGTCAATTTCGCGCTCGACGGGCTGCGGCCCACCGCGCCCAGGCGGGTGCGCCGGGCCAGCCTGCTCGCGCTGCTCGGGATCTGCACCTCCGCCGCGCGCCGCCGCGTCCTCCGGGCTCAGGG ATTGGTAAAGCAAATTATAGATAATGTTTTGGCCCTGAACATTGATGATCCTTCCTGTGGTGTTGCCGCAGcagctcttttatttgttttggcaagTGAT GTACAAGAGAATCATGTGCTAAATTCAGAATCGTGTATTCGGTTTCTTCTGAAATTATTAAATCCTCCAATGGATGCAAATGATGTCAAAGCACCATCTATAGGTTCCAAACTCCTTGGAATCAGTAAAGTTCAAATGTTTAATGGCTCAAATAAGGATTCCGATTCCAGTTCAGAGGATATCACATCAaaagttgaagaaatcctcttAAGCTGTAAAGAAATCAAGCCACTTGACAGGGATGGCAAGAGAACATCAAGGCCAGAATTATGTCCAAAATGGCTTGCTTTGTTGACAATGGAAAAGGCATGCTTGTCAACTGTCGCATTAGAGG AGACTTCTGACACGGTGACTAGAGTTGGAGGGGATTTCAAAGAAACATTAAGGGCATTTGGTGGCCTTGACAATATTTTTGATGTTATGGTAGATTGTCATTCCTCACTGGAG GGAATTGTAAAGGAGACCTCCACTCTGCCCTTGGACATAAAGGAAGGAACATCTATGCAAAGTGCTGCATTCctcctgaaatgtttgaaaattttAGAGAATGCCACATTCTTAAGTGATCATAACAAG ACTCATTTGCTCAGCATGAGTAGAAAATTGAGTCCCAGAGGCTCTACAGTTTCTCTTGTTGGTGTCATTATCAATATTATTGAATTATTATCAG TACTGTCTCTCCTTCAGAATTCTTCCACTGTTTCCAGCAGTACAGATAAAAAATCTTCCAAAGGTTGTAAAGGGGGCTGCTCTG CAGACATCAAGGGTGCAAAGACATTGAATGGtcatggcaagggcaagaactcAAAGAAAAATAACCTTCCGCTGAACCAGAAATGCCAAAATTGCTCATCTTCCAAATCAGATGCTTCTCATATTAGTATATCTTCTACCAGTGATGTTGGCCTATCACAAATGACACTCGATTCTTCCCAGTCTACTTCAAGCAACAGGGCATCAAGTGGTTCATTAGGTGAGAGGCACAGCAATGGTCTTGGTCTGAAGCTTAATTTAAGAAAGGAACGTGGTAAAGCCAACCCAATTAGAGGCTCAAGTGGATGGGTTTCTATAACAGCACGTAATTCTGACGGAACGTCCAGAGAAATGGCAAAACGACGACGTCTGTCTGAAAATGGCAACAGTGATTTGAGAACTGGCAGTGGTAGTGATCCTTTTGCATTTGATGATGTTGATCAGGAGCCTGAGCCTGAGCCTGAACTATTTGGTCAAAAAAAGCGATCAACGCATGGGCATCAAGCAAAATCAGCGAATGAGAAATTGTCGGACGATCGTGGGATTGGAAGTCAGGAATCATATCAACCTGAAGATAATCATCATCTGGGTGCAACATCCCATTCTATTGTTGACGATGATTCCAATCTTTTGGAAGACTGCCTTTTGGCATCAATTAAG GTTCTTATGAACTTGGCAAATGACAACCCATATGGTTGTGAACATATTGCATCATGTGGTGGACTtaacaccatggcctccttgatcATCAAGCATTTCCCTTCATTTGATTTCTCCGTGGACACTGACCGAGATGTCGAGCTTGGACAAGATCTCACCTCTTCTGAGGACAGCAAAGCATGCCAAGTGAAAGCTAAGAAACTGCGAGACCATGAGCTTGATTTTCTGGTTGCCATATTGGGTTTGCTTGTCAATCTCGTGGAAAAAGATAGCCTTAATAG GGTACGGCTTGCATCTGCCCGTGTTTCTGTGGATCTGTCTAAGAATCCGCAGAGTGAAAAGGCACAGAGGGATGTTATACCACTCCTCTGTTCAATCTTCTTAGCAAGTAAAGGTTCTGGGGAAGCTTCTGCAACTATATCACCG GATGATGAAGAGTCAATGTTGCAAGGAGCACGGGAAGCTGAAATGATGATTGTGGAGGCCTATGCAGCCCTCCTGCTTGGCTTTCTTTCGATAGAAAG CATGAAGGTTCGAGGAGCGATTTCCAGCTGCCTTCCAAATAACAACTTAAAAGTTCTCGTGCCTGTGCTAGAGAAATTTGTG GCGTTTCATCTGCAGCTTAATATGATGACAGACGAAACACACTCATCTGTTACAGAAGTCATCGAAAAATGCAAACTGTGA
- the LOC123432717 gene encoding wings apart-like protein 2 isoform X4, which yields MIVRTYGRRSRTCGAGAGGGGGGGGGERGLSSSQDAFDFDGGDGDDELSAPGSQPQLFPPSQESSSMWDFDEDPPTQPPPPPPRRKGWRRGRHADPEPEPATATLMEAEEYGEMMESVDEVNFALDGLRPTAPRRVRRASLLALLGICTSAARRRVLRAQGLVKQIIDNVLALNIDDPSCGVAAAALLFVLASDVQENHVLNSESCIRFLLKLLNPPMDANDVKAPSIGSKLLGISKVQMFNGSNKDSDSSSEDITSKVEEILLSCKEIKPLDRDGKRTSRPELCPKWLALLTMEKACLSTVALEETSDTVTRVGGDFKETLRAFGGLDNIFDVMVDCHSSLEGIVKETSTLPLDIKEGTSMQSAAFLLKCLKILENATFLSDHNKTHLLSMSRKLSPRGSTVSLVGVIINIIELLSVLSLLQNSSTVSSSTDKKSSKDIKGAKTLNGHGKGKNSKKNNLPLNQKCQNCSSSKSDASHISISSTSDVGLSQMTLDSSQSTSSNRASSGSLGERHSNGLGLKLNLRKERGKANPIRGSSGWVSITARNSDGTSREMAKRRRLSENGNSDLRTGSGSDPFAFDDVDQEPEPEPELFGQKKRSTHGHQAKSANEKLSDDRGIGSQESYQPEDNHHLGATSHSIVDDDSNLLEDCLLASIKVLMNLANDNPYGCEHIASCGGLNTMASLIIKHFPSFDFSVDTDRDVELGQDLTSSEDSKACQVKAKKLRDHELDFLVAILGLLVNLVEKDSLNRVRLASARVSVDLSKNPQSEKAQRDVIPLLCSIFLASKGSGEASATISPDDEESMLQGAREAEMMIVEAYAALLLGFLSIESMKVRGAISSCLPNNNLKVLVPVLEKFVAFHLQLNMMTDETHSSVTEVIEKCKL from the exons ATGATCGTGCGCACCTACGGCCGCAGATCCCGCACctgcggcgccggcgccggcggaggcggaggcggaggcggaggggagCGCGGCCTCTCGTCCTCGCAGGACGCGTTCGACTTCGACGGCGGGGACGGGGACGACGAGCTGTCGGCGCCGGGGTCGCAGCCCCAGCTTTTCCCGCCGTCGCAGGAGTCCTCCTCGATGTGGGACTTCGACGAGGACCCGCCcacgcagccgccgccgccgccgccgcgccggaAGGGGTGGCGCCGCGGGAGGCACGCCGACCCCGAGCCCGAGCCGGCCACCGCCACGCTCATGGAGGCCGAGGAGTACGGGGAGATGATGGAGAGCGTCGACGAGGTCAATTTCGCGCTCGACGGGCTGCGGCCCACCGCGCCCAGGCGGGTGCGCCGGGCCAGCCTGCTCGCGCTGCTCGGGATCTGCACCTCCGCCGCGCGCCGCCGCGTCCTCCGGGCTCAGGG ATTGGTAAAGCAAATTATAGATAATGTTTTGGCCCTGAACATTGATGATCCTTCCTGTGGTGTTGCCGCAGcagctcttttatttgttttggcaagTGAT GTACAAGAGAATCATGTGCTAAATTCAGAATCGTGTATTCGGTTTCTTCTGAAATTATTAAATCCTCCAATGGATGCAAATGATGTCAAAGCACCATCTATAGGTTCCAAACTCCTTGGAATCAGTAAAGTTCAAATGTTTAATGGCTCAAATAAGGATTCCGATTCCAGTTCAGAGGATATCACATCAaaagttgaagaaatcctcttAAGCTGTAAAGAAATCAAGCCACTTGACAGGGATGGCAAGAGAACATCAAGGCCAGAATTATGTCCAAAATGGCTTGCTTTGTTGACAATGGAAAAGGCATGCTTGTCAACTGTCGCATTAGAGG AGACTTCTGACACGGTGACTAGAGTTGGAGGGGATTTCAAAGAAACATTAAGGGCATTTGGTGGCCTTGACAATATTTTTGATGTTATGGTAGATTGTCATTCCTCACTGGAG GGAATTGTAAAGGAGACCTCCACTCTGCCCTTGGACATAAAGGAAGGAACATCTATGCAAAGTGCTGCATTCctcctgaaatgtttgaaaattttAGAGAATGCCACATTCTTAAGTGATCATAACAAG ACTCATTTGCTCAGCATGAGTAGAAAATTGAGTCCCAGAGGCTCTACAGTTTCTCTTGTTGGTGTCATTATCAATATTATTGAATTATTATCAG TACTGTCTCTCCTTCAGAATTCTTCCACTGTTTCCAGCAGTACAGATAAAAAATCTTCCAAAG ACATCAAGGGTGCAAAGACATTGAATGGtcatggcaagggcaagaactcAAAGAAAAATAACCTTCCGCTGAACCAGAAATGCCAAAATTGCTCATCTTCCAAATCAGATGCTTCTCATATTAGTATATCTTCTACCAGTGATGTTGGCCTATCACAAATGACACTCGATTCTTCCCAGTCTACTTCAAGCAACAGGGCATCAAGTGGTTCATTAGGTGAGAGGCACAGCAATGGTCTTGGTCTGAAGCTTAATTTAAGAAAGGAACGTGGTAAAGCCAACCCAATTAGAGGCTCAAGTGGATGGGTTTCTATAACAGCACGTAATTCTGACGGAACGTCCAGAGAAATGGCAAAACGACGACGTCTGTCTGAAAATGGCAACAGTGATTTGAGAACTGGCAGTGGTAGTGATCCTTTTGCATTTGATGATGTTGATCAGGAGCCTGAGCCTGAGCCTGAACTATTTGGTCAAAAAAAGCGATCAACGCATGGGCATCAAGCAAAATCAGCGAATGAGAAATTGTCGGACGATCGTGGGATTGGAAGTCAGGAATCATATCAACCTGAAGATAATCATCATCTGGGTGCAACATCCCATTCTATTGTTGACGATGATTCCAATCTTTTGGAAGACTGCCTTTTGGCATCAATTAAG GTTCTTATGAACTTGGCAAATGACAACCCATATGGTTGTGAACATATTGCATCATGTGGTGGACTtaacaccatggcctccttgatcATCAAGCATTTCCCTTCATTTGATTTCTCCGTGGACACTGACCGAGATGTCGAGCTTGGACAAGATCTCACCTCTTCTGAGGACAGCAAAGCATGCCAAGTGAAAGCTAAGAAACTGCGAGACCATGAGCTTGATTTTCTGGTTGCCATATTGGGTTTGCTTGTCAATCTCGTGGAAAAAGATAGCCTTAATAG GGTACGGCTTGCATCTGCCCGTGTTTCTGTGGATCTGTCTAAGAATCCGCAGAGTGAAAAGGCACAGAGGGATGTTATACCACTCCTCTGTTCAATCTTCTTAGCAAGTAAAGGTTCTGGGGAAGCTTCTGCAACTATATCACCG GATGATGAAGAGTCAATGTTGCAAGGAGCACGGGAAGCTGAAATGATGATTGTGGAGGCCTATGCAGCCCTCCTGCTTGGCTTTCTTTCGATAGAAAG CATGAAGGTTCGAGGAGCGATTTCCAGCTGCCTTCCAAATAACAACTTAAAAGTTCTCGTGCCTGTGCTAGAGAAATTTGTG GCGTTTCATCTGCAGCTTAATATGATGACAGACGAAACACACTCATCTGTTACAGAAGTCATCGAAAAATGCAAACTGTGA